A section of the Leptospira kobayashii genome encodes:
- a CDS encoding ribonuclease R family protein, translated as MDTYKIQKKIIDYLEAKAGKEVTKQELKNKFLDLTEKPKKAPTKKKPARKERKQNSNKELMIAMDNLLLSLENENLLVMDGKRILIANPFRFYGRISVSRRGDGFLSLPSKNEVFIPGSMINTAITGDKVEVLPLGIGRKDRFEGEVTAIVKRGRTLYRLRVTEKNNRFVFGKFLDMLGDEKEGVIHSKTLLKDILDKIQIDDILIVKLKEGVTPEDNLYDVSFLRFESDTKEDPDFQRILMKYNFDVQHPDNIKLDLPEEVEASNVSDWNSRTDLRDLYAVTIDGITAKDFDDAISFQEEGNKIRFWVHIADVSHYVKVGTPLDDEAYQRATSVYLANKVVPMLPPVLSENLCSLVANKNRLAFTVEMEASKEGEIYNAKFYKSVIKVNQRYTYEMAEDEIKSKNPESWIYKISKFTDNMRKKRIQNGRVDLNIKETTIQWDKDQKPVGIEVRERLNSHMLIEELMLSANTKVDEFLRKKNAPTLHRIHETMDEEKLEMLNQFLQLNGFHIQIKDTSYPEITAAVNAIGNNSVAKIFNYLLLRSFMQAYYGGETLGHWGLGFQDYCHFTSPIRRYPDLVVHRVLHAIILGTKLPYDKPSIAMIGKHCSDEERRAADAERDIIKIKSFRYLESTGKKEFKGFIVGIRPAQVFVELEDSSLEGVLDKQQFTDEFEIMVKNDFSFYSKKHTKIFFIGDPVTVSLDRIDYEEIKVFLTLKDFKKAT; from the coding sequence ATGGATACATATAAAATTCAAAAAAAAATCATAGACTATTTAGAAGCGAAGGCCGGTAAAGAAGTCACAAAACAAGAGTTAAAAAATAAATTTTTAGATCTAACGGAAAAACCGAAAAAAGCACCGACGAAGAAGAAACCGGCGCGAAAAGAAAGAAAACAAAACTCAAATAAAGAACTGATGATTGCAATGGACAATTTGCTTTTATCTTTGGAAAACGAAAACCTACTTGTGATGGATGGAAAAAGAATCCTAATCGCAAATCCTTTTCGCTTTTACGGAAGAATCTCCGTTTCCAGAAGAGGTGATGGGTTCTTAAGCTTACCAAGCAAGAACGAAGTATTCATTCCCGGTTCGATGATTAATACCGCAATTACCGGAGACAAAGTTGAAGTACTTCCCTTGGGAATCGGAAGAAAAGACCGATTTGAAGGCGAGGTAACCGCGATTGTTAAAAGAGGTCGCACACTTTATCGCCTGAGGGTTACGGAAAAAAACAATCGATTCGTATTTGGAAAATTTCTAGATATGTTAGGCGATGAGAAAGAAGGAGTGATTCACTCAAAAACTCTGTTGAAAGATATCTTGGATAAAATTCAAATCGATGATATCTTGATTGTCAAACTCAAAGAAGGTGTAACCCCGGAAGACAATTTATACGATGTATCTTTTTTAAGATTCGAATCGGATACGAAAGAAGATCCGGATTTTCAGAGAATTTTGATGAAGTACAATTTTGACGTACAACATCCTGATAATATTAAACTTGATCTTCCCGAGGAAGTGGAAGCATCCAATGTAAGTGATTGGAATTCCCGTACTGACTTGAGAGATCTTTATGCGGTGACGATTGATGGGATTACTGCGAAAGATTTTGATGATGCCATTAGTTTTCAGGAGGAAGGAAACAAAATCCGTTTCTGGGTTCATATTGCAGATGTTTCGCATTATGTAAAAGTAGGCACTCCATTGGATGACGAAGCTTACCAACGAGCAACGTCCGTTTATTTGGCGAACAAAGTCGTGCCTATGTTACCTCCTGTTCTATCGGAGAATCTTTGCAGTCTTGTAGCAAATAAGAATCGTCTGGCATTTACAGTTGAGATGGAAGCGAGTAAAGAAGGCGAAATTTACAATGCCAAATTTTACAAGTCAGTGATCAAGGTGAACCAACGATATACTTACGAAATGGCGGAAGATGAGATTAAATCCAAAAACCCGGAATCCTGGATTTATAAAATATCCAAGTTCACCGACAATATGCGCAAAAAACGCATTCAAAACGGTAGAGTCGATTTAAATATCAAGGAAACCACCATCCAATGGGACAAAGATCAAAAACCCGTAGGAATTGAAGTCAGAGAAAGGTTAAACAGTCATATGTTAATCGAAGAACTGATGTTATCTGCAAATACGAAAGTAGATGAATTTCTTCGTAAAAAAAATGCACCCACCCTGCATAGAATTCATGAAACTATGGATGAAGAGAAATTGGAAATGTTAAATCAGTTTCTTCAACTGAACGGATTTCATATCCAAATCAAGGACACTAGTTATCCGGAGATCACCGCCGCAGTAAATGCAATTGGAAACAACTCAGTAGCTAAAATTTTCAACTATCTATTGCTTCGAAGTTTTATGCAGGCATATTACGGAGGAGAAACTCTCGGACATTGGGGACTTGGTTTTCAAGACTATTGTCATTTTACTTCACCAATCCGTCGTTACCCGGATTTAGTAGTACACAGGGTATTACATGCGATAATTTTAGGAACCAAACTACCTTACGACAAACCTAGTATCGCTATGATTGGAAAACATTGTTCCGATGAAGAAAGAAGAGCAGCAGATGCGGAGAGAGACATTATTAAAATTAAATCTTTCCGTTACTTGGAATCCACCGGGAAAAAAGAGTTCAAAGGTTTCATCGTGGGGATCCGACCGGCCCAAGTATTTGTCGAGCTGGAAGATTCAAGTCTGGAAGGAGTTCTCGATAAACAACAATTTACCGATGAATTCGAGATCATGGTTAAGAATGATTTTTCGTTTTATTCGAAAAAACATACTAAAATCTTTTTCATCGGTGATCCGGTCACCGTATCTTTGGATCGAATTGACTACGAAGAAATTAAAGTGTTTTTAACTTTAAAGGATTTCAAAAAAGCGACTTAA
- a CDS encoding CapA family protein has product MVKIIYRYLIINTFISVSFLLNQCSSFPSKIGKKQVRIAIVGDIMCHNSQLGTYWNAKTKSYSADSSFEYVKPILQNYDIVFGNLETTITKDQADHSGYPRFGSPPGFVQSIAKAGFHVLSTANNHSADKGAQAIDLTIETVLAEGMIPLGTYSSESDYQNRRHFILEKNGIRIAVYNYTYSTNGIKVPGEKIVRLIEEKKIREDIRFSKTQNVDFTLVWFHFGTEYKTEPDKNQIKWVDVALEEGADLIIGGHPHVVQNFKKIETASNENTQKQQLVAYSLGNFLSAQNAPFTDGGIILNFDLVVNGKDSKEIANINYEPVWVYPSGYRIIPIDRYLNQEIDLKLPKHSEARMKAYKKQLLKVLK; this is encoded by the coding sequence ATGGTTAAGATAATATATAGATATCTTATAATAAATACGTTCATTAGTGTTTCATTCCTACTCAATCAATGTTCTAGTTTTCCTTCCAAGATAGGAAAAAAGCAAGTTAGAATTGCAATCGTCGGTGACATTATGTGTCACAATTCGCAGTTGGGTACATATTGGAATGCAAAAACAAAATCTTATTCTGCCGATTCGAGTTTCGAATATGTAAAACCTATCTTACAAAACTATGACATCGTTTTTGGAAATTTGGAAACTACGATTACGAAAGATCAAGCTGATCACAGCGGATATCCGAGATTCGGTTCTCCTCCCGGGTTTGTTCAAAGTATTGCAAAAGCAGGATTTCATGTGCTCTCAACAGCAAACAATCATTCTGCGGACAAGGGAGCCCAGGCAATTGATCTGACAATTGAAACCGTGCTCGCTGAAGGGATGATACCTTTGGGAACATATTCTTCGGAATCGGACTATCAAAACAGAAGACATTTTATTTTGGAAAAGAACGGAATCCGTATTGCAGTTTATAATTATACCTACTCAACAAACGGAATCAAAGTTCCCGGAGAAAAAATCGTTCGTTTGATCGAAGAGAAAAAAATCAGAGAAGATATCCGATTTTCGAAAACTCAAAATGTGGATTTTACACTTGTTTGGTTTCATTTTGGAACGGAATATAAAACAGAGCCCGATAAAAATCAAATCAAATGGGTGGATGTCGCATTGGAAGAAGGAGCCGACCTAATCATCGGAGGACATCCTCATGTAGTACAGAATTTCAAAAAGATAGAAACTGCTTCAAACGAGAATACACAAAAACAACAGTTAGTTGCTTATTCTTTAGGTAATTTTTTATCCGCGCAGAATGCACCATTTACAGACGGAGGAATTATTTTAAATTTCGATCTGGTAGTGAACGGAAAAGATTCCAAAGAAATCGCAAATATAAACTACGAGCCGGTTTGGGTGTATCCTTCAGGGTACAGAATCATCCCAATCGATAGGTATTTGAATCAAGAAATAGATTTAAAGTTACCGAAACATTCCGAAGCCAGAATGAAAGCTTATAAGAAACAACTACTTAAAGTTTTGAAATAA
- a CDS encoding SDR family NAD(P)-dependent oxidoreductase has translation MKLFDITGKTVLITGASRGIGKSIALGFRDAGAIVYGAGSRPESIEWMDKEGINGVVIDVRSEKDAFNAIGKIREKHGKLNCLINNAGIATNTPASGFKEEELQNMIQTNYTGVFRNCQAYYKHHKKDGGNIINVASVLGMVGSKLASVYSGTKGAVISLSKALAIEWCNSGYRVNVICPGLIDTDMTDMIKDKEYILNQVLAGIPMGRLGDPEDILGAAIYLASDASKYVTGQTLVVDGGLIAQ, from the coding sequence ATGAAACTTTTCGACATAACTGGAAAAACCGTACTAATTACCGGCGCTAGCCGGGGAATTGGAAAATCCATTGCGCTTGGGTTCAGAGATGCAGGTGCCATTGTTTATGGAGCCGGATCAAGACCCGAATCGATCGAATGGATGGATAAAGAAGGAATCAACGGTGTTGTCATTGATGTCCGCTCTGAAAAAGATGCGTTCAATGCGATCGGGAAAATCCGCGAGAAACACGGAAAATTAAACTGTCTGATCAATAACGCCGGTATTGCGACAAATACTCCGGCCTCCGGGTTCAAAGAAGAAGAACTTCAAAATATGATTCAGACCAATTATACGGGTGTATTTAGAAATTGTCAGGCATATTACAAACATCATAAGAAAGACGGTGGTAATATCATTAACGTTGCTTCCGTTCTGGGTATGGTCGGCTCAAAGCTTGCTTCCGTGTATTCTGGAACGAAAGGTGCCGTCATCAGTTTATCAAAAGCTTTGGCCATTGAATGGTGTAACTCCGGTTATCGGGTAAATGTAATCTGTCCGGGGCTCATTGATACCGATATGACGGATATGATTAAGGACAAAGAGTATATTTTGAATCAGGTTCTTGCCGGTATTCCTATGGGTCGATTGGGAGATCCGGAAGATATTTTGGGTGCAGCGATTTACCTGGCATCGGATGCATCAAAGTACGTTACGGGGCAAACACTTGTCGTGGACGGCGGACTTATCGCGCAGTAG
- a CDS encoding helix-turn-helix domain-containing protein has translation MSSKRNEENWITASSDIKKLKEQWIHSSQTKIPLLIIGESGVGKSFWIEQSIQIRKIQTNEVKIVDFHSHPASLEEIKNLLKAQKTKVIWLKNLAYAEIETIKDWLNWWKEEKYNKDPKYYFYWELAKDEIPLLKEKPLAQEFFDQLRSFRFELPPLSKRKPDIALFLQNFLEMANTDFKKKVLSFEEKFIPFFLDRNYKTNLHELKDLVFSMVAFTSTKHVLLKSLPLHYFISDTEKLHVQTGVSISDYEKEIIKSNLILTNGNREKTAKILGISERNLYRKLKEYQLEEVC, from the coding sequence GTGTCGTCAAAAAGAAATGAAGAGAATTGGATCACAGCTTCTTCGGATATAAAAAAACTCAAAGAACAATGGATTCATTCTTCTCAAACGAAGATTCCTTTATTGATCATTGGGGAATCGGGAGTAGGTAAATCTTTTTGGATCGAACAATCGATCCAAATCAGGAAAATTCAAACAAACGAAGTGAAGATTGTGGATTTTCATTCGCATCCTGCTTCGCTTGAGGAAATAAAGAATCTACTTAAAGCCCAAAAAACAAAAGTTATCTGGTTGAAAAACCTGGCATATGCTGAAATCGAAACAATCAAAGACTGGTTGAATTGGTGGAAGGAAGAGAAATACAATAAAGATCCGAAATATTACTTTTATTGGGAATTGGCCAAGGATGAAATTCCGTTATTGAAAGAAAAACCCTTGGCACAGGAATTTTTCGACCAGTTGAGATCATTTCGTTTTGAGTTGCCTCCTCTTTCAAAAAGAAAACCCGACATAGCTTTGTTTTTACAGAATTTTTTGGAGATGGCAAATACCGATTTTAAAAAAAAGGTTTTGTCCTTCGAGGAAAAATTCATTCCATTTTTTTTAGATCGAAATTACAAAACCAACTTACATGAATTAAAGGATCTTGTTTTTTCCATGGTGGCTTTCACTTCCACCAAACATGTTTTGTTAAAATCGCTCCCTTTGCATTATTTTATCTCGGATACTGAAAAATTACATGTCCAAACAGGGGTTTCCATCAGCGACTATGAGAAAGAAATCATTAAATCCAATTTGATACTCACAAATGGTAATCGCGAAAAAACCGCAAAAATCTTAGGTATTTCGGAACGGAATTTATATAGAAAATTAAAAGAATATCAGTTGGAAGAAGTTTGCTGA
- the tsaE gene encoding tRNA (adenosine(37)-N6)-threonylcarbamoyltransferase complex ATPase subunit type 1 TsaE, protein MIKNFVSVPLDKIEPILSALNQNIDSLLSQKKFPCILFSGDLGTGKTTFIRKWMDSRNSSELVNSPTFALHNLYDLDNIPVHHFDLYRIKDTGELFELGFDEIWGKEGISLIEWWEIAESMLPKEGRLYLNIEHDTLETRNYTLETPK, encoded by the coding sequence ATGATAAAAAATTTCGTATCCGTTCCTTTGGATAAAATCGAACCAATCCTTTCCGCTCTCAATCAAAACATAGACAGCTTACTCTCCCAAAAAAAGTTTCCCTGTATTTTATTTTCAGGGGACTTAGGTACAGGGAAAACAACCTTCATTCGCAAATGGATGGATTCCAGAAATTCAAGTGAATTGGTAAATTCGCCTACATTCGCATTACATAACTTATATGATCTAGACAACATCCCGGTTCACCATTTTGATCTCTATCGGATTAAAGATACCGGTGAACTATTTGAACTCGGCTTCGATGAAATCTGGGGAAAAGAAGGCATTTCACTCATCGAGTGGTGGGAAATAGCGGAAAGTATGCTTCCTAAAGAAGGACGACTTTATCTCAACATCGAACACGATACTTTGGAAACCCGAAATTATACATTGGAAACACCAAAATGA
- a CDS encoding alkaline phosphatase family protein → MNVFIIRYLYIILTISSLCTSCSWESDYKAAAKRSLQPNTDLILVPYPFNIFDKHSRESITLSHYTQEEIKNILQEYDLSWEELKDSWKWNEKEQSFEKEVNYTSHYTQYSYDTNIPVWIYGPKWFYNGSYSDKIHQQHLASILSKVLDFSFSNLLDVQFLSKIFKTNPEKPKLIITIVVDQGGQQLYSAHPNSFPFLKDLKSKSVYFKNGKVGHLEAHTAVGHAAIGTGAYPSQTQAFSNEIYSWSKGKIDVHQVYQGVGDSINLNELKAASLADEWDIYLNNEPVVISQCYAARASIGMAGHGKDFLSKSGQTSDMDFVYWENTKDLKWDTYSNAYLIPEAVKRFNLYDFYKEKEKTTTSSFKVKDRLEFLQKIHFFQASEYQVLLDGESIRTAIQKEILEKKKHLDGDTDLVYVTLKATDAVGHLSGWESEEARKILSATDKEIEKIFSFLKENYGEDFILVITADHGAAPMPEVSNASFLSHDQFFDELSGLLPKEVRTEKSIVQWVTHSHLSLNRDVMKEYSITEEQVIEKLENLQVGGKPFFRRIWKRSDL, encoded by the coding sequence ATGAACGTATTTATTATAAGATATCTATATATTATCTTAACCATTTCTAGCTTATGTACTTCCTGCAGTTGGGAGTCGGATTATAAAGCAGCGGCAAAGAGATCCTTACAACCGAATACGGATCTGATCCTTGTACCTTATCCTTTCAATATTTTCGATAAACATTCAAGAGAATCAATCACTCTTTCTCATTATACTCAGGAGGAAATTAAAAATATTCTTCAGGAATACGATCTGTCTTGGGAAGAATTGAAGGATAGCTGGAAATGGAATGAAAAAGAACAATCTTTTGAGAAAGAAGTCAACTATACGTCTCACTATACTCAATACTCTTATGATACGAATATTCCTGTTTGGATCTACGGGCCAAAATGGTTTTATAATGGCAGCTACTCTGATAAGATTCATCAGCAGCATCTTGCTTCCATACTTTCGAAAGTATTGGATTTTTCTTTTTCCAATTTGCTTGATGTTCAATTCTTATCTAAAATCTTCAAAACCAATCCGGAAAAACCGAAGCTTATCATTACCATTGTAGTGGATCAAGGCGGGCAACAATTGTATTCCGCTCATCCCAATTCTTTTCCGTTTCTCAAAGATTTAAAATCAAAATCAGTATATTTTAAAAATGGAAAAGTGGGGCATTTGGAAGCTCATACCGCTGTAGGACATGCTGCCATCGGAACAGGGGCTTACCCGTCACAAACACAAGCATTCTCGAATGAAATCTATTCCTGGTCCAAAGGAAAAATCGATGTCCATCAAGTTTACCAAGGAGTAGGCGATTCTATCAACCTGAATGAATTGAAAGCGGCAAGCCTTGCCGACGAATGGGATATTTATTTAAATAACGAACCTGTAGTTATTAGTCAATGTTATGCGGCAAGGGCAAGTATAGGAATGGCCGGCCATGGAAAGGATTTTCTGTCTAAGAGCGGGCAAACCTCTGATATGGATTTTGTTTATTGGGAAAATACGAAAGACCTGAAATGGGATACTTATTCGAATGCATACCTTATCCCTGAAGCGGTGAAGAGATTTAATCTTTATGATTTTTATAAAGAAAAGGAAAAAACAACGACCAGTTCTTTCAAAGTAAAAGATCGTTTAGAGTTTTTACAAAAGATTCATTTTTTCCAAGCATCGGAATATCAAGTATTGTTAGACGGTGAATCCATTCGAACTGCGATTCAAAAAGAGATTTTAGAAAAGAAAAAACATTTGGATGGCGATACAGATCTAGTTTACGTGACTTTGAAAGCTACGGATGCAGTCGGTCATTTATCAGGTTGGGAATCGGAAGAGGCTCGCAAAATTCTTTCCGCAACAGACAAAGAAATCGAAAAGATATTTAGCTTTTTAAAAGAAAACTACGGCGAAGATTTCATTCTCGTAATAACGGCTGATCACGGTGCCGCGCCCATGCCGGAAGTATCAAATGCCAGTTTTCTATCACATGACCAATTCTTTGACGAACTTTCCGGGCTTTTACCAAAGGAAGTCCGGACGGAAAAATCGATCGTTCAATGGGTAACTCATTCTCATCTTAGTTTGAATCGGGATGTAATGAAGGAGTATTCTATCACCGAAGAACAGGTGATAGAAAAATTGGAAAACCTTCAGGTCGGTGGTAAGCCATTCTTCCGAAGGATATGGAAGCGAAGCGACTTGTGA
- the holA gene encoding DNA polymerase III subunit delta, translating to METKKTGKEYTSLFQLFKTPTKELPQIFTFVGEDSYEFELITDFYKETLEKQGETFEIIVIVAEGGDQNKLFAELFTPDMFFPKKLIIVKHGTTFFKPILDPKASTEYRDFNVGFKKNITSVSDKIFFLVHYDSKDLPASFNTLFQSQHSYYKPKILYQSDITKTLREVLEQEHVQLDSDAWDEFVHKIPANIGAYLKSVRKLKQYLNKTKFTLDDINAILFNQTQVNPSTLVDYLVQGRKTEFFKEFTKFTDDNGDILSFLTRLLYKLDEIRKFRIIRAKHNGEVPIPVMDDLLKTGHFSEGRKNFMRKQLATESKHFTEKSLNDFYELLIEMNIKFKSGLRNEEGRIYFSQKMIDAFRILQQTSSN from the coding sequence ATGGAAACAAAAAAAACAGGCAAAGAATACACTTCCCTATTCCAGTTGTTCAAAACACCGACCAAGGAATTGCCCCAGATTTTCACTTTTGTAGGAGAGGATTCGTACGAATTCGAATTAATCACCGATTTTTATAAAGAAACCTTGGAAAAACAAGGGGAAACCTTTGAAATCATCGTGATTGTGGCGGAAGGTGGTGATCAAAACAAACTTTTTGCGGAACTCTTCACTCCCGATATGTTTTTTCCGAAAAAACTGATCATTGTGAAACATGGAACGACTTTTTTCAAACCGATCCTGGATCCGAAAGCCTCTACCGAATACAGAGATTTCAACGTAGGTTTCAAAAAAAATATCACTTCCGTTTCGGATAAAATTTTCTTTCTCGTGCATTACGATTCCAAAGATCTTCCCGCGAGTTTCAATACTCTTTTCCAAAGCCAACATTCTTATTATAAACCGAAAATTTTATACCAAAGCGATATTACCAAAACCTTACGTGAAGTATTGGAACAGGAACATGTTCAATTGGATAGTGATGCCTGGGATGAATTTGTGCATAAGATACCTGCCAACATAGGAGCTTATTTAAAAAGCGTTCGCAAATTAAAACAGTATTTGAATAAAACCAAATTCACATTGGATGATATCAATGCGATTCTTTTCAACCAAACCCAAGTTAATCCATCTACTCTTGTGGATTATTTGGTACAAGGCAGAAAGACGGAATTCTTTAAAGAATTTACAAAATTTACGGATGATAACGGAGACATTTTATCTTTTTTAACCAGGCTTCTTTATAAATTGGATGAGATTCGGAAATTCAGAATCATCAGAGCGAAACACAATGGAGAAGTTCCCATTCCCGTTATGGACGATTTGTTAAAGACAGGACATTTTTCCGAAGGTAGAAAAAACTTTATGAGAAAACAACTGGCAACGGAATCAAAACATTTTACTGAAAAATCCTTGAATGATTTCTATGAACTGCTCATCGAAATGAATATCAAATTCAAATCGGGACTTAGAAACGAAGAAGGTAGAATTTATTTTTCACAAAAGATGATAGATGCGTTTCGAATTCTTCAGCAAACTTCTTCCAACTGA
- a CDS encoding Maf family protein, which produces MFILKSRSPRRIEILKSLGIQFEIKPSDIDEKEIPGELPLSYLERIAKAKIGSPDALIKNSCYLSCDTIVVQNNKILHKPENFEDAVRILSDLNGKSHSVFSGACLYSVGKFDFFYEETEIVFKKWNISEIETYIRKAQPFDKAGSYGIQDTNGPVREWRGRYHNVVGFPLFSFLGRWEIWKEYWGNENSP; this is translated from the coding sequence TTGTTCATTCTAAAAAGTAGATCTCCCCGAAGAATTGAGATTTTAAAATCTTTAGGGATTCAATTTGAAATCAAACCCTCCGACATAGATGAAAAAGAAATCCCGGGCGAACTCCCTCTTTCTTATTTAGAACGGATCGCCAAAGCAAAGATTGGTTCTCCCGACGCCCTTATTAAGAATTCCTGCTACCTGTCTTGCGATACAATTGTCGTACAAAATAATAAGATTCTGCATAAACCGGAAAACTTTGAGGACGCCGTCCGGATTCTAAGCGATTTGAACGGAAAATCTCATTCTGTTTTTTCCGGTGCTTGTTTGTATTCGGTCGGGAAATTCGATTTTTTCTACGAAGAGACCGAGATTGTTTTTAAAAAATGGAATATTTCGGAAATCGAAACTTATATCCGTAAGGCCCAACCTTTTGACAAAGCCGGATCTTATGGAATCCAGGACACGAATGGTCCCGTTCGGGAATGGCGTGGTAGGTACCACAATGTGGTCGGGTTTCCGCTTTTTTCGTTTTTAGGAAGATGGGAAATTTGGAAGGAATACTGGGGGAATGAAAATTCCCCGTAA
- the tsaB gene encoding tRNA (adenosine(37)-N6)-threonylcarbamoyltransferase complex dimerization subunit type 1 TsaB, producing the protein MKILFFDATQDWIHVSTTILNSEKPDEVIYEFQEYCPKESSFRLVEEIGKALQFSGWDKPDGIFILTGPGSFTGIRITVTTARNLSQLWKIPCLGMDTVEAYSRYFFQTEKKKSTFVCLDGKQKKYYFGHLTKGNYSGTFDWISAKIEEYLKNLQKDDVCFVYSGETNVQFYKEMIKIEETLPKSMPILESKKDIILRADLETSNYSLLLPNYIRGTYLETNTT; encoded by the coding sequence ATGAAGATTTTATTCTTTGATGCCACTCAGGATTGGATTCATGTTTCCACAACGATTTTGAATTCTGAGAAACCGGACGAAGTTATTTATGAATTTCAAGAATATTGTCCTAAAGAATCTTCCTTTCGTTTGGTGGAAGAAATCGGGAAAGCTTTGCAATTTTCCGGATGGGATAAACCTGATGGAATCTTTATACTTACGGGTCCGGGTTCTTTCACAGGGATTCGAATCACAGTCACCACTGCAAGAAACTTGTCCCAATTATGGAAAATTCCTTGTTTAGGGATGGATACCGTAGAAGCATATAGTCGGTATTTTTTTCAAACTGAGAAGAAAAAATCTACGTTTGTATGTTTGGATGGAAAACAAAAAAAATATTATTTCGGCCATTTAACAAAAGGTAATTATTCAGGGACTTTCGATTGGATATCTGCAAAAATCGAAGAATATTTGAAAAATTTGCAAAAGGATGATGTCTGCTTTGTTTATTCAGGTGAAACAAACGTCCAATTTTATAAGGAAATGATTAAAATTGAAGAGACTTTACCGAAAAGTATGCCAATTTTAGAAAGTAAGAAAGATATAATCTTACGTGCCGATTTAGAAACTTCCAATTATTCCCTTCTTCTCCCCAATTATATTCGCGGCACTTATTTAGAAACTAACACAACGTAA
- a CDS encoding L-threonylcarbamoyladenylate synthase, which produces MIDYLHPINPEIRKLKQISERLKNGEIFIFPTDTVYAIIADSHSKKGVEAIYSLRKLPKDKPLSLLCKDISMASHMIEYLPNPTYKLMKKITPGPFTFILKANKNLPKPSIANSKDRHIGIRIPGHNFLEELLKIHDSTLTSTSAFTNDEFLIDIDDLEAVYGSHVAAIIDGGIVKVEPSTILDCTEDKIKVIREGKGFSDLNLQSEE; this is translated from the coding sequence ATGATAGATTATCTCCATCCTATCAACCCGGAAATCCGAAAGCTCAAACAAATTTCGGAACGATTGAAGAATGGAGAGATCTTTATCTTTCCAACTGACACTGTTTATGCGATCATTGCGGATTCACATTCGAAAAAAGGTGTCGAAGCCATTTACTCCCTTCGAAAGCTTCCGAAAGACAAACCACTTTCTCTGCTTTGTAAAGACATTTCCATGGCTTCGCATATGATAGAGTACCTTCCTAATCCTACTTACAAATTGATGAAAAAGATCACACCGGGGCCTTTTACATTCATTTTAAAAGCAAATAAAAATCTTCCAAAACCTTCGATTGCAAATAGCAAAGACAGACATATTGGAATTAGAATTCCCGGTCATAATTTTTTGGAAGAATTATTAAAGATTCATGATTCTACACTCACTTCTACGTCGGCCTTTACAAATGACGAATTTCTAATCGATATTGATGATTTGGAAGCTGTTTATGGAAGTCATGTTGCCGCAATCATCGACGGAGGAATTGTCAAAGTGGAACCTTCTACAATTTTAGATTGCACGGAAGATAAGATTAAAGTGATCCGGGAAGGTAAAGGATTTTCGGATTTGAATCTTCAATCGGAAGAGTGA